A window of the Desulforapulum autotrophicum HRM2 genome harbors these coding sequences:
- a CDS encoding flagellar hook-length control protein FliK: MILNFVNTSTFSGDTIPLAMGIDAGTGVEGLGTGASFADRLMAVLSPETARAGKVSGKDIEDTIDEKNGKNMVLPISGLPFLSSILAAMQVPEQVSTRLINDAKQDGVGIDLDQLIKGLQTLQKESFLSGVGFGVDSQSGVEQMFKSLGLEIDESDPTALTLGDFVAALEKLRTSSEMVATAETDAQQETGPEGDALTSILTSLQIPGQDANSLTLDDFVAALEKLGISPGSTSQADADEEAGMKINLDLSAREVQGNKINPGNTDVLLVRNLVAALEKMGDSSESDPSGLSSAGFTGKSDVESILGSLINSLSRNNGQSMEMEGRFNQAESSSGEVSSNSPMDLFGVKVDPKSQTPTLPEIQAGFGPEFSRSMENLAAVVKEMKSSIDDTRMMEQGVMDRNMVKEPGRNVTAIDSSGGAGGEFRQMGMDSRGQSVADAGTPRSFLPAHVTSQVGKSLARAVSQGETELKLQLKPPELGRIIMTIDNIGTSLKVSVVTESHVAKEILAAHVNELKATLANSGISIGSFDVEMGSDFSQSMADARHQSKGSGSRRGRNRGAGIEEIGSDPKIDVRGFAGDAHSLHFVA; encoded by the coding sequence ATGATTTTAAATTTTGTCAACACCAGCACTTTTTCGGGAGACACCATTCCATTAGCCATGGGAATAGATGCTGGAACAGGCGTTGAAGGTCTTGGAACGGGTGCCTCGTTTGCCGACAGGTTGATGGCTGTTTTATCCCCGGAAACGGCTCGGGCCGGAAAGGTCTCTGGGAAAGATATCGAAGATACCATTGACGAAAAGAATGGCAAAAATATGGTGTTGCCCATCTCGGGGCTTCCCTTTCTCTCGTCTATTCTTGCAGCAATGCAGGTTCCTGAACAGGTGTCAACCCGTTTGATTAACGATGCCAAGCAAGATGGGGTGGGTATCGACCTTGATCAACTGATCAAAGGACTTCAGACCCTTCAAAAAGAGTCGTTCCTTTCTGGTGTTGGTTTTGGTGTGGATTCCCAGTCCGGGGTGGAACAGATGTTCAAATCCCTGGGCCTTGAAATAGATGAAAGTGATCCCACAGCCCTGACCCTTGGTGATTTCGTGGCGGCTCTTGAAAAATTGCGGACCTCTTCGGAAATGGTAGCCACGGCAGAAACCGATGCACAACAGGAAACCGGACCTGAAGGGGATGCCCTGACATCAATTCTGACATCACTCCAGATCCCGGGGCAAGATGCCAATTCCCTGACCCTGGATGATTTTGTGGCAGCCCTTGAAAAACTCGGGATATCCCCTGGGTCGACAAGCCAGGCAGATGCCGATGAAGAAGCCGGAATGAAAATCAACCTTGATCTGTCCGCCAGGGAAGTTCAGGGAAATAAAATAAACCCAGGGAACACCGACGTTCTCCTTGTTCGAAATCTGGTTGCGGCCCTTGAAAAAATGGGTGATTCATCTGAGTCTGACCCCTCAGGCCTTTCCAGCGCCGGATTCACAGGGAAAAGTGATGTTGAGTCGATTCTTGGCAGCCTGATTAACAGTCTAAGCCGGAATAACGGGCAGTCCATGGAGATGGAAGGCCGTTTTAATCAGGCGGAATCATCTTCCGGGGAAGTCAGTTCAAACAGCCCCATGGACCTCTTTGGGGTCAAGGTCGACCCTAAATCTCAAACACCAACCCTACCGGAAATACAGGCAGGGTTTGGTCCTGAATTCTCAAGATCCATGGAAAATCTGGCGGCCGTTGTAAAGGAGATGAAAAGCAGTATCGATGATACCAGAATGATGGAACAAGGGGTAATGGACAGAAACATGGTAAAAGAGCCCGGGAGAAACGTTACCGCCATTGACTCGTCCGGGGGGGCAGGTGGAGAGTTCAGGCAGATGGGCATGGATTCCAGGGGCCAGTCTGTGGCCGATGCCGGAACCCCTCGATCGTTTCTTCCCGCCCATGTGACCAGCCAGGTGGGAAAGAGCCTTGCAAGGGCTGTCAGCCAGGGTGAGACCGAGTTAAAACTTCAGCTGAAACCCCCGGAGCTTGGACGAATTATCATGACCATTGATAATATCGGCACCAGTCTCAAGGTGAGTGTGGTCACTGAAAGCCATGTGGCAAAGGAGATCCTTGCCGCCCATGTCAATGAGCTTAAGGCGACCCTTGCCAACAGCGGCATCTCCATTGGCAGTTTTGATGTTGAGATGGGAAGCGATTTCAGTCAGTCCATGGCCGATGCCAGGCACCAATCCAAAGGATCTGGTTCCAGGCGTGGCAGGAACAGAGGCGCTGGAATCGAAGAGATTG
- a CDS encoding MotE family protein produces the protein MAPINLNRTAVTCALLALVLLIFLGMGWQDRHGMAFAADDNAEKTTAVENGAGEDIKKAPCPPCPDPAKVVLKGLEEKRAAIAEDQERLEQEKKRLEKFKEEIDEKLEALGTLKQQIQDDLAKLDQRKTEQELESQAAFDAKMNTLVKVYSGMKPKKAAAIVDKMDIEVAKQIFSRMRETSAAQILAFVDSEKAAKISERIAFKKK, from the coding sequence ATGGCACCCATTAATTTGAATCGAACAGCTGTCACCTGTGCCTTATTAGCCCTTGTTCTTCTAATTTTCCTGGGTATGGGATGGCAGGATCGCCATGGCATGGCCTTTGCCGCAGATGACAACGCTGAAAAAACGACAGCGGTTGAGAATGGGGCAGGGGAGGATATAAAAAAGGCACCCTGTCCGCCATGTCCGGATCCGGCAAAGGTGGTCCTTAAAGGTCTGGAGGAAAAACGGGCAGCCATTGCCGAAGACCAGGAACGCCTGGAACAGGAAAAGAAAAGGCTTGAAAAATTCAAGGAAGAGATCGATGAGAAGCTTGAAGCCCTTGGGACCCTCAAGCAGCAGATCCAGGATGATCTGGCAAAGCTTGACCAGCGAAAGACAGAACAGGAACTGGAAAGCCAGGCGGCCTTTGATGCCAAGATGAACACGCTTGTGAAGGTATATTCCGGGATGAAACCGAAAAAAGCGGCCGCCATCGTGGACAAGATGGATATTGAAGTGGCAAAACAGATTTTTTCCCGTATGCGGGAGACGTCTGCGGCCCAGATTCTGGCCTTTGTTGACAGTGAAAAAGCCGCAAAAATAAGCGAACGCATCGCCTTTAAGAAAAAATAA
- the fliJ gene encoding flagellar export protein FliJ, whose translation MKKFSFRLESLMKYRQYQELQAQQDVARAYRDVQVCEMRIHTLEQEHSRTAQTLDRVAVRGVTANEFKKYSDYLDGLSDDLAQLLQQKTALKTQLREKQTLLTQRSVDRQVLERLKIKKKNEYIQGFLRSEQNASDEIASLKKAREITNGTH comes from the coding sequence ATGAAAAAATTCAGTTTCAGGCTTGAATCCCTCATGAAGTACAGGCAGTACCAGGAACTTCAGGCCCAGCAGGATGTGGCCCGGGCTTACAGGGATGTACAGGTGTGTGAAATGCGCATTCATACCCTTGAACAAGAGCATTCCCGGACGGCACAAACCCTTGACAGGGTTGCAGTAAGGGGGGTAACTGCCAATGAGTTTAAAAAATACAGTGATTACCTGGACGGATTGAGTGATGATCTTGCGCAACTGTTGCAGCAGAAAACAGCACTTAAGACCCAGCTCAGGGAAAAGCAGACTCTTTTAACCCAGAGGAGCGTGGACCGGCAGGTGCTCGAGCGTCTTAAAATAAAAAAAAAGAATGAGTATATCCAAGGATTCCTGCGGTCTGAGCAGAATGCATCCGATGAGATTGCCTCGTTGAAAAAAGCAAGGGAGATAACCAATGGCACCCATTAA
- a CDS encoding FliI/YscN family ATPase, with protein MMTGKFDRRIEWDKYFNAVETCKTMRPEGRITKVVGLIAEGDGMGLGIGSLCAIRNDYNREIKAEVIGFRDDKVLLMPYGDLRGISPGSRIIPLEDTPAVAVGDAFLGRVIDGMGAPLDGKGKIPFTHKYPLYGNPINPMERKTIKEPLDVGICAINTMIPLGRGQRVAIMAGSGVGKSVLMGMMTKHTTADVIILGLIGERGREVKDFVSDTLGKEGMERSVVVAATSDSPPLVRMRGAYLATTLAEYFRDQGKNVLLIMDSITRYAMSSRDVGLAAGEPPTSRGYTPSFFVQIPVLLERAGYIEGGGSITGIYTVLVEGDDMNDPVGDTVRSIVDGHIVLSRDLANKGHYPAIDVLASVSRVMRDVSQPEHMELRKRAVDVIAAHRGAEDMISIGAYVDGSDARIDEAKRLMPKIDGFLRQDMHRRVSIEMGLGELRRIFAPQPEPGARR; from the coding sequence ATGATGACGGGAAAATTTGACAGGCGCATTGAGTGGGACAAGTACTTTAATGCCGTTGAGACCTGCAAAACCATGCGACCAGAGGGCCGGATAACAAAGGTGGTCGGCCTTATTGCAGAAGGTGACGGCATGGGCCTTGGCATTGGCAGTCTCTGCGCCATCAGAAACGATTACAACCGGGAGATCAAGGCCGAGGTGATCGGTTTCAGGGATGATAAGGTGCTTTTAATGCCCTATGGCGATCTTCGGGGAATCAGTCCTGGGTCGAGAATCATCCCCCTTGAGGATACGCCTGCCGTTGCCGTTGGCGATGCATTTCTTGGCCGGGTCATCGACGGCATGGGTGCCCCCCTTGACGGCAAAGGAAAGATTCCTTTTACCCACAAGTATCCCCTGTACGGAAATCCCATAAATCCCATGGAGCGTAAAACCATCAAAGAACCCCTGGACGTGGGTATCTGCGCCATCAATACCATGATCCCCCTGGGCCGGGGGCAGCGGGTGGCCATCATGGCCGGATCAGGGGTCGGTAAATCGGTCCTCATGGGCATGATGACCAAGCACACCACGGCCGATGTCATTATTCTTGGTCTGATCGGAGAGCGGGGAAGGGAGGTCAAGGATTTTGTCTCGGATACCCTTGGCAAAGAAGGAATGGAGCGGTCTGTAGTGGTCGCTGCAACCTCAGATTCCCCCCCCCTTGTCAGGATGAGGGGGGCTTACCTTGCAACCACCCTGGCCGAATACTTCAGGGATCAGGGGAAAAATGTTCTTCTCATCATGGATTCGATCACACGGTATGCCATGTCGTCAAGGGATGTGGGGCTTGCCGCTGGTGAACCCCCGACATCCAGGGGATATACCCCGTCATTCTTTGTCCAGATTCCCGTTCTGCTTGAGCGGGCCGGGTATATTGAGGGCGGCGGATCGATCACCGGAATCTACACGGTCCTTGTGGAGGGTGATGACATGAATGATCCGGTGGGTGACACGGTTCGGTCCATCGTTGACGGCCACATTGTCCTTTCCCGGGATCTTGCCAACAAGGGGCACTATCCGGCCATTGATGTGCTTGCAAGTGTTTCAAGGGTCATGAGGGATGTGTCGCAACCCGAGCACATGGAATTAAGGAAGCGGGCCGTGGATGTGATTGCCGCCCACAGGGGGGCTGAGGATATGATCTCCATTGGTGCCTATGTGGATGGCTCGGATGCCCGGATTGACGAGGCAAAACGCCTGATGCCGAAAATTGACGGTTTTCTGCGCCAGGACATGCACCGACGGGTCTCCATTGAGATGGGCCTGGGTGAACTCAGGCGAATTTTTGCCCCACAACCTGAACCTGGTGCCAGGCGATGA
- a CDS encoding FliH/SctL family protein: MSDTEKDHPTRQDRWKALDINSLENVGSNDSRTKGKNDPEYLLFKTLYDDPGMAEKERFVSIHGAGKGVILSGDQFKALDTDGGKKEISDISLPRSVDPEISDKSGTSSNSMPGVPPDSPPDSPEKETQTPDFFELIEQAKKEGYDRGFDLGQKEGYDKGVEQGLAEGEKQGYPKGFERGETEARALQDEKAQALIASLETILLKTEGTWEDLVKRYEGKMIALIARIAEKVVQARVKLDKGVVRASIIHALGQLPEPEEIVLQVSEEDYEYIDMIKEDFFEQIKSLTSISVVANSGVKRGGCKIESRTARVETDVESRLQAVLDAILEQGV, translated from the coding sequence TTGTCTGATACTGAAAAAGACCACCCGACCCGGCAGGACCGGTGGAAAGCCCTTGACATTAATTCCCTTGAAAATGTCGGGTCAAATGATTCCCGGACAAAGGGAAAGAATGATCCTGAATATCTTTTGTTTAAAACCCTTTATGATGATCCGGGAATGGCGGAGAAAGAGCGGTTTGTCTCCATCCATGGAGCGGGCAAAGGGGTCATTCTTTCCGGCGATCAATTCAAGGCCCTGGACACGGATGGTGGGAAAAAGGAGATTTCAGATATATCTCTGCCCAGGTCTGTGGATCCTGAAATTTCGGATAAATCCGGAACAAGTTCCAATTCCATGCCAGGCGTTCCGCCCGATTCTCCACCCGATTCTCCAGAAAAGGAGACCCAAACCCCCGATTTTTTTGAGTTGATTGAACAGGCAAAAAAAGAGGGCTATGACAGGGGGTTTGATCTGGGTCAGAAGGAGGGCTATGACAAGGGGGTTGAACAGGGCCTGGCAGAGGGGGAAAAACAGGGGTATCCCAAGGGCTTTGAACGAGGAGAAACCGAGGCAAGGGCGCTCCAGGATGAAAAGGCCCAGGCCTTGATTGCTTCCCTTGAAACCATACTGTTAAAGACCGAAGGAACCTGGGAAGACCTTGTCAAACGTTATGAGGGTAAGATGATCGCCCTGATTGCCCGGATCGCTGAAAAAGTGGTGCAGGCAAGGGTAAAGCTTGACAAGGGGGTTGTCAGAGCATCCATTATCCATGCCCTTGGGCAGTTGCCTGAACCCGAAGAGATTGTTCTCCAGGTGTCTGAAGAAGATTATGAGTACATTGATATGATCAAGGAAGATTTCTTTGAACAGATTAAGAGTCTGACCTCAATTTCGGTGGTTGCAAATTCAGGCGTTAAAAGGGGCGGGTGCAAAATCGAGAGTCGAACGGCCCGGGTTGAAACCGATGTGGAATCCCGGCTTCAGGCTGTGCTGGACGCCATTCTGGAACAGGGAGTATGA
- the fliG gene encoding flagellar motor switch protein FliG: MAPVIDPEKMTGAQKAAVFMLAMGEAYAAKIFERMNDQEIRAVAFEMSKIDFITPGMLEAVSLDFVTRFEGENNMVVEGNSFVKHVISSSLDKEKADAIFKDVENRKRDMPFVWSRGVNVATMASYIEGEHPQTIAMVLAHMPSDIASEILMQVPDEKKGDIALRVAKLGQISEDVVRDVDRALKDELSGAVGPGGKAGGLQVLVDIINGVDKASEDIIMEFVEEDSSEMANDIRNMMFVFEDMVSIDDRAMREILKKVEGQQLTYALKTSTDEMKTKIFSNLSQRAGEMLKDDLDTMGPVRLAEVEEAQQAIVRAAKELEADGTITLGGKGKDDVLV; encoded by the coding sequence ATGGCCCCTGTAATTGATCCGGAAAAAATGACGGGTGCTCAAAAAGCCGCCGTATTCATGCTTGCCATGGGTGAAGCCTATGCCGCAAAAATTTTTGAACGAATGAATGACCAGGAGATCAGGGCTGTGGCCTTTGAAATGTCAAAAATTGACTTTATCACCCCTGGGATGCTGGAGGCCGTGTCCCTTGATTTTGTGACACGGTTTGAAGGGGAGAACAACATGGTGGTCGAGGGAAATTCCTTTGTCAAACATGTGATTTCAAGCAGCCTGGACAAGGAAAAAGCCGATGCCATATTCAAGGATGTGGAAAATCGAAAACGGGATATGCCCTTTGTATGGAGCCGTGGGGTCAACGTTGCTACCATGGCAAGTTATATTGAAGGTGAGCATCCCCAGACCATTGCCATGGTGCTTGCCCACATGCCTTCTGATATCGCCTCGGAGATTCTCATGCAGGTACCGGATGAAAAAAAGGGGGATATCGCCCTGAGGGTTGCAAAGCTCGGGCAGATTTCCGAGGATGTTGTACGGGATGTGGACAGAGCCTTAAAGGATGAGCTTTCCGGAGCTGTTGGTCCTGGAGGAAAGGCTGGCGGTCTCCAGGTGCTGGTGGATATTATCAATGGAGTTGACAAGGCCAGTGAAGATATCATCATGGAATTTGTGGAAGAAGACAGTTCAGAGATGGCCAATGATATCAGGAACATGATGTTTGTGTTTGAGGATATGGTCAGCATTGATGACCGGGCCATGCGGGAGATCCTGAAAAAGGTGGAGGGTCAGCAGTTGACCTATGCCCTTAAGACCTCCACCGATGAGATGAAAACTAAAATTTTTTCCAACCTTTCCCAGAGGGCAGGTGAGATGCTCAAGGATGACCTGGACACCATGGGGCCCGTTCGACTGGCCGAGGTTGAAGAGGCCCAGCAGGCCATCGTACGTGCGGCAAAAGAGCTTGAGGCCGATGGTACCATAACCCTTGGCGGCAAGGGTAAGGATGATGTCCTTGTCTGA
- the fliF gene encoding flagellar basal-body MS-ring/collar protein FliF, whose translation MNPLVEQTINLYKEMPLARKILMGVVVLAMFGGFAAMFIWANKTEYKSAYSGLNQEDAAAIVDRLKTAKTPYRIEAGGATIMVPADQVYDVRLSMAKDGIPKGSGVGFEIFDKTDFGTTEFVQKINRRRAIQGELARTIRAFDEVKDARVMIVFPKDSVFVEETKKPSASILLELKSDLSEDKVAAVAHLVASAIEDLTPKLVTIVDTTGRILFEGKSEEEKAKIDARNLADSQYKYKMRYETTLAERIQTMLERIVGKDKAIVRVTAEMDFSTSNTNEEIYDPFERETTFVRSKQILAETGQTRQDSAGIPSSVNPVVPPGGTADASAMEMTDKKNDTINYELSRRTRQTIKPMAVVQRVSVAAVVDGKYEFKTDDSGNRSKTYVPRSQVEMQQFSDIVVKAMGFNETRQDQVSMECFPFASIDELGVVEPELTGWRAVQKAYGRTIANILLVILLFLFVIRPIIKTFQGIQSTVEKETLPGGGIDIIEDGTEPQPLAFVDMDADEQRTFLDEMDKEARDAYIDKMNSEERAAYMNNIKIPEKAAYYARKDVIKATNIIKVWLSEVEEES comes from the coding sequence ATGAATCCCCTGGTTGAACAGACGATTAATTTGTACAAAGAGATGCCCCTTGCAAGAAAAATTCTCATGGGCGTGGTTGTCCTTGCAATGTTTGGCGGTTTTGCGGCCATGTTTATCTGGGCGAACAAGACCGAATACAAGTCGGCCTATTCCGGATTGAACCAGGAGGATGCCGCAGCCATTGTTGACAGGCTTAAGACGGCCAAGACCCCTTATCGCATTGAAGCCGGGGGCGCAACGATCATGGTCCCGGCCGATCAGGTTTACGATGTCAGGCTTTCAATGGCAAAGGATGGGATACCCAAGGGCTCTGGCGTGGGGTTTGAAATTTTTGACAAGACCGACTTCGGCACCACCGAGTTTGTCCAGAAGATCAACAGGCGCCGGGCGATCCAGGGGGAGCTGGCAAGGACCATCCGGGCCTTTGATGAGGTCAAGGACGCAAGGGTGATGATTGTCTTTCCCAAGGATTCCGTGTTTGTGGAGGAGACAAAAAAACCATCGGCATCCATTCTTCTGGAATTGAAATCAGATCTGTCCGAGGACAAGGTCGCTGCCGTTGCCCATCTTGTGGCAAGTGCCATTGAGGACCTCACCCCAAAGCTTGTCACCATTGTGGACACTACCGGTAGAATTTTGTTTGAAGGAAAATCAGAAGAGGAAAAGGCAAAGATTGATGCCAGAAACCTTGCAGACTCCCAGTACAAGTATAAAATGCGTTATGAGACCACCCTTGCCGAGCGCATCCAGACCATGCTCGAACGGATTGTTGGAAAGGATAAGGCCATTGTACGGGTTACGGCCGAGATGGATTTTTCCACCAGCAACACCAACGAAGAGATCTATGATCCGTTTGAGCGGGAGACCACCTTTGTCCGGAGCAAGCAGATCCTTGCTGAGACCGGTCAGACCCGGCAAGACTCTGCAGGAATACCCTCAAGTGTCAACCCCGTTGTGCCCCCGGGGGGAACTGCTGATGCCAGTGCAATGGAGATGACTGACAAAAAGAACGATACCATCAACTATGAACTGAGTCGAAGAACCCGGCAGACGATCAAGCCCATGGCCGTGGTCCAGCGGGTGTCGGTTGCTGCAGTGGTCGATGGAAAGTACGAATTTAAAACAGACGATTCCGGCAATAGATCCAAAACCTATGTGCCAAGGTCCCAGGTTGAGATGCAGCAGTTCAGCGACATTGTTGTCAAGGCCATGGGGTTTAACGAGACCCGTCAGGACCAGGTTTCCATGGAGTGTTTTCCCTTTGCCTCCATTGACGAGCTTGGCGTTGTTGAGCCTGAACTCACGGGTTGGCGAGCGGTTCAAAAGGCCTATGGCAGAACCATTGCCAACATTCTTCTGGTGATTCTGCTGTTTCTTTTTGTCATAAGACCCATTATCAAGACTTTCCAGGGGATTCAATCCACCGTTGAAAAGGAGACCCTCCCCGGTGGCGGCATCGATATTATAGAGGATGGCACAGAACCACAACCCCTCGCCTTTGTGGATATGGATGCTGATGAACAGCGGACGTTCCTGGATGAGATGGACAAGGAGGCACGGGATGCGTACATTGACAAAATGAATTCGGAAGAACGGGCTGCATACATGAATAATATCAAGATCCCGGAAAAGGCGGCCTATTATGCTAGAAAAGATGTGATCAAAGCCACCAATATCATCAAGGTATGGCTCAGTGAAGTGGAGGAGGAAAGTTGA
- the fliE gene encoding flagellar hook-basal body complex protein FliE has translation MNPLSGVDKISLVREPLNLKLTRQDPSFLDRLNAAVKDVNSKQNLGDDAAEKVVTGELGIHEGMLALGEADTSLRLMVQVRSKVMEAYKTIINMQI, from the coding sequence ATGAACCCCTTGTCAGGCGTGGACAAAATTTCCCTGGTCAGAGAACCGCTCAACCTTAAGCTTACCAGGCAGGACCCCTCTTTTTTAGATCGGCTTAACGCCGCTGTCAAGGATGTCAATTCAAAGCAGAACCTGGGCGATGATGCAGCCGAAAAGGTGGTTACAGGTGAGCTTGGTATCCATGAAGGCATGCTGGCCCTGGGCGAGGCCGATACTTCCCTGCGCCTGATGGTCCAGGTTCGTTCAAAGGTCATGGAAGCGTATAAAACCATCATAAACATGCAGATATAG
- the flgC gene encoding flagellar basal body rod protein FlgC, whose translation MDLLDSMKISATGLAAHRTKMNVIAENLANVDTTRTADGGPYRRKMVVFKDQALENFKSVLEKNQQTNQVAQVEFSPIEVGKNDPQSRGTGVAVDEIVQSQEDFRLVYNPAHPDADPVTGYVAMPNVDHLTEVADMIVAKRSYEASITAISNTKSMILKALELGK comes from the coding sequence ATGGACCTTTTAGATTCAATGAAGATAAGTGCAACCGGGCTTGCGGCCCACCGTACCAAGATGAATGTGATCGCTGAAAATCTTGCCAACGTTGACACAACAAGGACAGCGGACGGTGGTCCCTACAGAAGGAAAATGGTGGTGTTCAAGGATCAGGCCCTGGAAAACTTCAAGAGCGTTCTGGAAAAAAACCAGCAGACGAACCAGGTGGCCCAGGTGGAATTTTCGCCCATCGAGGTGGGCAAGAATGACCCCCAGAGCAGGGGGACCGGTGTGGCTGTGGATGAGATTGTCCAGTCCCAGGAAGATTTCAGGCTGGTTTACAACCCTGCCCACCCCGATGCTGATCCAGTGACAGGGTACGTGGCCATGCCCAATGTTGATCACCTTACCGAGGTTGCGGACATGATTGTTGCAAAGCGTTCCTACGAGGCCAGCATTACCGCCATTTCTAATACAAAGAGCATGATTTTAAAGGCCCTTGAACTTGGCAAATAG